A single window of Archangium gephyra DNA harbors:
- a CDS encoding HEAT repeat domain-containing protein, translated as MSRELDLEQWKDALVTACKFGEEEQARALVLKPGPRRARALLEAMMEDEEGLVRQAAAFGLGELGGTASARRLEQQLVREEARGDYDGDSVAEAITQALGRLKDAGARSSLIRKLQRSSVGAMDPADLCTMARALWRRRHLELLPPVRKVLEQLTPTAPTALHGLLMLLEMTPEELRRWAQDMSIPPELKEEVLSVLTEDIPAALVPTLPSFISTARVLLETTVREEGASSSYHQALLSLLLRHREYLLPLFSPETCSDLRSLARTLVTTTTLINCAIRAAVLLQYVGSPEDADLLLAHRPAEPILAKVFDDAAQALRPPPVQ; from the coding sequence ATGTCGCGCGAACTGGACCTGGAACAGTGGAAGGACGCTCTCGTCACGGCGTGCAAGTTCGGCGAGGAAGAGCAAGCCCGCGCCCTGGTCCTGAAACCCGGCCCGCGCAGGGCCAGGGCCTTGCTCGAAGCCATGATGGAAGACGAGGAAGGACTCGTGCGCCAGGCCGCGGCCTTCGGACTAGGCGAGTTGGGAGGTACCGCCAGTGCTCGCCGCCTCGAGCAGCAACTCGTCCGCGAAGAGGCTCGCGGGGATTACGACGGAGACTCCGTCGCGGAAGCCATCACCCAAGCACTGGGACGTCTCAAGGACGCAGGTGCTAGATCGAGCCTCATCCGCAAGTTGCAACGAAGCAGTGTCGGCGCCATGGACCCCGCGGACCTTTGCACGATGGCGCGTGCCCTCTGGCGCAGACGCCATCTGGAGCTACTACCCCCTGTCCGCAAGGTCCTGGAGCAACTCACTCCAACCGCGCCCACCGCCCTGCACGGTCTGCTCATGCTCCTGGAGATGACACCAGAAGAGCTCCGCAGATGGGCCCAGGACATGTCGATTCCCCCTGAGCTCAAAGAGGAGGTCCTCTCGGTCCTCACCGAGGACATACCCGCTGCACTGGTCCCTACCCTCCCTTCGTTCATCTCCACGGCCCGTGTCCTTCTCGAAACAACCGTGCGGGAGGAAGGGGCGAGTTCCTCCTACCATCAGGCGTTGCTCTCCCTCTTGCTCCGGCACAGGGAGTATCTGCTCCCCTTGTTTTCCCCCGAGACCTGCTCCGACCTGCGGTCTCTGGCCCGAACACTGGTGACAACCACCACGCTGATCAACTGCGCCATTCGCGCCGCCGTCCTGCTGCAGTACGTGGGGAGTCCCGAGGACGCCGACCTCCTCCTGGCCCACCGTCCGGCGGAACCCATCCTGGCCAAGGTATTCGATGACGCGGCCCAGGCCCTGCGCCCCCCTCCAGTCCAATAG
- a CDS encoding CheR family methyltransferase, whose translation MPFDTGRPEMTAEEFRLLRDFVYGHCGILVRDDMKYVMQRRLWPRLEALGLTDFSAYYRYLRFDAQRRAELETAIEALTTHETYFFREPRQLKAFSEELLPQLERRNARTKRLRVWSAGCSSGEEAYTVAMLLKDSGRFEGWDVEVHGTDISRRVLAAARQGEYGPSALRATPPDKVARYFVHVGPNRVRVRDDIRAWVSFGHHNLQDPDTALHISRPDVVFCRNVLIYFDTPARQRVLRLIYDKLVPGGHLLLGHSENLINLSADFELVHLRSDLVYRKPELGGGGSP comes from the coding sequence ATGCCTTTCGATACAGGCAGGCCGGAGATGACCGCGGAGGAGTTCCGCCTGTTGCGGGACTTCGTCTACGGCCATTGCGGCATCCTCGTGCGTGACGACATGAAGTACGTCATGCAGCGGCGGCTGTGGCCCCGGTTGGAGGCGCTGGGCCTGACGGACTTCAGCGCCTACTACCGCTACCTGCGCTTCGACGCGCAGCGCCGCGCCGAGCTGGAGACGGCCATCGAGGCCCTCACCACGCACGAGACGTACTTCTTCCGCGAGCCGCGCCAGCTCAAGGCCTTCTCCGAGGAGCTGCTGCCCCAGTTGGAGCGCCGCAACGCGCGCACGAAGCGGCTGCGCGTCTGGTCCGCGGGGTGCTCGTCCGGGGAGGAGGCCTACACCGTGGCCATGCTCCTCAAGGACAGTGGGCGCTTCGAGGGCTGGGACGTGGAGGTGCACGGCACGGACATCTCCCGCCGGGTGCTGGCCGCCGCGCGCCAGGGCGAGTACGGGCCCTCCGCGCTTCGCGCCACGCCGCCGGACAAGGTCGCCCGCTACTTCGTCCACGTGGGGCCCAACCGGGTGCGCGTGCGCGACGACATCCGCGCCTGGGTGTCCTTCGGGCACCACAACCTGCAGGATCCGGACACGGCCCTTCACATCTCCCGGCCGGACGTCGTCTTCTGCCGGAATGTGCTGATCTACTTCGACACCCCCGCGCGGCAGCGGGTGTTGCGCCTCATCTACGACAAGCTGGTGCCCGGCGGTCATCTCCTGCTGGGGCACTCGGAGAACCTCATCAACCTCAGCGCGGACTTCGAGCTGGTGCACCTGCGCAGTGATCTCGTCTACCGCAAGCCGGAGCTCGGCGGAGGAGGGAGCCCGTGA
- a CDS encoding protein-glutamate methylesterase/protein-glutamine glutaminase, with protein MSAEPVKVLVVDDSAHNRRLLTELLESSPDVKVVGTACDGNEGLRQVLALHPDVVTLDLEMPRLGGYSFLRLLKSSAPTPVIVISSYAHKTDVFKALELGAFDFIAKPAKPTPDVLEKLRKELYEKVQAARLIRPAEVKPVVRKPKVMPLEPSFVVGIGASTGGPPAVQRLLESLAPEPSMCLLVCQHMPKQFTRAFAERLDKLGPFSVREAQEGDVLAPGHVFIAPGGRQLVVYRQNGQYVVGTPPPTMQDKHAPSVDRLFMSLAEVFGPKTIGVVLTGMGSDGAGGAKVIRKAGGEVWAESEETAVIYGMPQEAVATGAVSRVLPLGEIGPALVDLARKRR; from the coding sequence GTGAGCGCCGAGCCCGTGAAGGTGCTGGTGGTGGACGACTCGGCCCACAACCGGCGGCTGCTGACGGAGCTGCTCGAGTCCTCGCCGGACGTGAAGGTGGTGGGCACGGCGTGCGACGGCAACGAGGGCCTGCGCCAGGTGCTGGCGCTGCACCCGGACGTGGTGACGTTGGACCTGGAGATGCCGCGGCTGGGCGGGTACTCCTTCCTGCGGCTGCTGAAGAGCTCGGCGCCCACGCCCGTCATCGTCATCTCCAGCTATGCGCACAAGACGGACGTCTTCAAGGCGCTGGAGCTGGGAGCCTTCGACTTCATCGCCAAGCCGGCCAAGCCCACGCCGGACGTGTTGGAGAAGCTGCGCAAGGAGCTGTACGAGAAGGTGCAGGCGGCGAGGCTGATCCGGCCGGCGGAGGTGAAGCCGGTGGTGCGCAAGCCGAAGGTGATGCCGCTGGAGCCCTCGTTCGTGGTGGGCATCGGGGCGTCCACGGGCGGGCCGCCGGCGGTGCAGCGGCTGCTGGAGTCGCTCGCGCCGGAGCCGTCCATGTGCCTGCTGGTGTGCCAGCACATGCCCAAGCAGTTCACCCGTGCCTTCGCGGAGCGGCTGGACAAGCTGGGCCCCTTCTCCGTGCGCGAGGCGCAGGAGGGAGACGTGCTGGCCCCGGGCCACGTCTTCATCGCGCCCGGCGGGCGGCAGCTGGTGGTGTACCGGCAGAACGGGCAGTACGTGGTGGGCACGCCGCCGCCGACGATGCAGGACAAGCACGCGCCCTCGGTGGACCGGCTCTTCATGAGCCTGGCCGAGGTGTTCGGACCCAAGACGATCGGCGTGGTGCTGACGGGGATGGGCTCGGACGGGGCAGGGGGCGCCAAGGTCATCCGCAAGGCGGGCGGCGAGGTGTGGGCCGAGTCCGAGGAGACGGCCGTCATCTACGGGATGCCCCAGGAGGCGGTGGCCACCGGCGCGGTGAGCCGGGTGCTGCCGCTCGGGGAGATCGGCCCGGCGCTGGTGGATCTGGCGCGCAAGCGCCGGTGA
- a CDS encoding LysM peptidoglycan-binding domain-containing protein: MGNYSIKAGDTLSSIAKRYQTSVGELMKANTEIKDANLIYAGAKLNIPGSKDEFVSSASGPKGVNLDGGASTKGAQASAPVGNVPQGQVGDWIKEAMQKLSAAGVPADKMNPQDIASIIHHESSGNPNAINLWDQNAKDGHPSIGLMQTIQPTFDAHKLPGHDDIRNPVDNIIAGVRYAVERYGSVSNVPGIKALGQGQGYVGY; encoded by the coding sequence ATGGGCAACTACAGCATCAAGGCCGGGGACACGCTGAGCAGCATCGCGAAGCGCTATCAGACCAGCGTTGGCGAGCTGATGAAGGCCAACACGGAGATCAAGGACGCGAACCTGATCTACGCGGGTGCGAAGCTCAACATCCCGGGCAGCAAGGACGAGTTCGTGTCCTCCGCTTCTGGCCCCAAGGGCGTGAACCTCGACGGGGGTGCCTCCACGAAGGGCGCGCAGGCCAGCGCTCCGGTGGGCAACGTTCCGCAGGGGCAGGTGGGTGATTGGATCAAGGAGGCCATGCAGAAGCTGAGCGCCGCGGGCGTGCCTGCCGACAAGATGAACCCGCAGGACATCGCGTCCATCATCCATCACGAGTCCAGCGGCAACCCCAACGCCATCAACCTCTGGGACCAGAACGCCAAGGATGGCCACCCGTCCATCGGCCTGATGCAGACCATCCAGCCGACGTTCGACGCGCACAAGCTCCCGGGCCACGACGACATCCGCAACCCCGTGGACAACATCATCGCGGGCGTCCGCTACGCGGTGGAGCGTTACGGCTCCGTGTCCAACGTGCCCGGCATCAAGGCGCTCGGCCAGGGCCAGGGCTACGTGGGCTACTAG
- a CDS encoding ATP-grasp domain-containing protein: MNVVFISPQFPPQFFHFVTALRSCGVNVLGIGDAPYDALRPELREGLSEYFFTPRLDDYDALLRAVGYFTWRHGRIDRIDSLNETWLEVEARLREDFHVPGLLPADIARLRSKQGMHDVFKGAGVPHPDAIPVKDAEGVKAFARRVGYPLVLKPDVGVGAARTFKVSSDAEVDAAFGESLSGYVAQAFVRGTIVTYDGLVDRDGQIIFVFSHEYSDGIMESVLEQRDLAIWSHKEIPPALDKLGRKAVAVLGLRERWFHLEFFRLSDGSYVALEANLRPPGAYLPDMMNYACDIDVYRLWARMLAGEDVRSFRYEPKYHVCHAGRRSSHQYRYGHQEVVKRLGASLLLHREMPVVYRSALGDEMYLTRHQELPAMQDALRFIQQTRA, encoded by the coding sequence ATGAACGTCGTCTTCATCTCCCCGCAGTTCCCACCCCAGTTCTTCCACTTCGTCACCGCGCTGCGCTCGTGCGGGGTCAATGTGCTGGGGATTGGCGATGCTCCCTACGATGCGCTCCGGCCCGAGCTGCGCGAGGGCCTCTCCGAGTACTTCTTCACGCCCCGCCTCGACGACTACGACGCCCTGCTGCGTGCCGTCGGCTACTTCACCTGGCGCCATGGCCGTATCGATCGCATCGACTCGCTCAACGAGACGTGGCTCGAGGTGGAGGCGCGCCTGCGAGAGGACTTCCATGTCCCGGGCCTGCTGCCCGCGGACATCGCCCGCCTGCGCTCCAAGCAGGGCATGCATGACGTCTTCAAGGGGGCCGGCGTGCCCCACCCGGATGCCATCCCCGTGAAGGATGCGGAGGGCGTGAAGGCCTTCGCCCGGCGCGTGGGCTATCCGCTCGTCCTCAAGCCCGACGTGGGCGTTGGCGCCGCCCGTACCTTCAAGGTGTCCAGTGATGCCGAGGTGGATGCCGCCTTCGGTGAGTCCTTGTCCGGTTACGTGGCGCAGGCCTTCGTGCGCGGCACCATCGTCACCTACGACGGGCTGGTGGACCGGGATGGGCAGATCATCTTCGTGTTCAGCCACGAGTACAGCGACGGCATCATGGAGTCGGTCCTCGAGCAGCGGGACCTGGCCATCTGGAGCCACAAGGAGATTCCCCCCGCGCTGGACAAGCTGGGGCGCAAGGCGGTGGCGGTGCTCGGGCTGCGCGAGCGTTGGTTCCATCTCGAGTTCTTCCGGCTGTCGGACGGAAGCTACGTCGCGTTGGAGGCCAACCTGCGTCCGCCCGGGGCCTACCTGCCGGACATGATGAACTACGCGTGCGACATCGACGTGTACCGGCTCTGGGCGCGGATGCTGGCCGGGGAGGACGTGCGGAGCTTCCGCTACGAGCCCAAGTACCACGTGTGCCACGCGGGCCGGCGCTCCAGCCACCAGTACCGCTACGGCCACCAGGAGGTGGTGAAGCGGCTTGGCGCGTCGCTGCTGCTGCACCGGGAGATGCCCGTCGTCTACCGGAGTGCCCTGGGGGATGAGATGTACCTCACGCGCCACCAGGAGCTGCCGGCGATGCAGGACGCGCTGCGCTTCATCCAGCAGACGCGCGCCTGA
- a CDS encoding Fpg/Nei family DNA glycosylase: MPEGNILHRIARVHGQWLVGRSFTADSPQGRFSAGARHLSGRRLVSVDAHGKHLFHLFEGGVRLHLHLGLFGHLRHFRSRAPPPSAACRLRLASPQVTLHLAGPQACELLGPEEEAQLRSRLGQDPLRPDASPSRAFEALRRGRIPLAAALLDQERIAGVGNILRAEALFLARLPPLRPASELRLADFERLWEALRLLMEDAARDGRIVTPHAPPAPWETPGKRREDRFSVYDRAGQPCPRCATPISRVTLAGRGLFFCPGCQTPHGHTASVARRKVMEHAPKT, from the coding sequence ATGCCCGAAGGCAACATCCTCCATCGTATCGCCCGGGTTCACGGACAGTGGCTCGTGGGGCGGAGCTTCACCGCGGACTCGCCCCAGGGGCGCTTCTCGGCGGGTGCCCGGCACCTGTCGGGACGGAGGCTCGTGAGCGTGGACGCGCATGGCAAGCACCTCTTCCACCTCTTCGAGGGCGGGGTGCGGCTGCACCTCCACCTGGGCCTCTTCGGCCACTTGCGGCACTTCCGCTCCAGGGCCCCTCCCCCCTCCGCCGCGTGCCGGCTGCGGCTCGCTTCTCCCCAGGTGACGCTCCACCTCGCCGGACCCCAGGCCTGTGAGCTGCTCGGCCCCGAGGAGGAGGCCCAACTGCGCTCCCGGTTGGGCCAGGATCCGCTGCGCCCGGACGCCTCGCCCTCCCGGGCCTTCGAGGCCCTCCGCCGGGGACGGATTCCCCTCGCCGCCGCGCTGCTGGATCAGGAGCGCATCGCCGGCGTGGGCAACATCCTGCGCGCCGAGGCCCTGTTCCTCGCGCGCCTGCCACCCCTGCGCCCCGCCTCGGAGCTGCGCCTCGCGGACTTCGAGCGCTTGTGGGAGGCCCTCCGGCTGCTGATGGAGGACGCGGCGCGCGACGGGCGCATCGTCACGCCCCATGCGCCTCCGGCCCCCTGGGAGACTCCCGGCAAGCGCCGCGAGGATCGCTTCAGCGTCTATGATCGCGCGGGACAACCATGTCCCCGGTGTGCCACGCCCATCTCGCGCGTGACGCTGGCCGGGCGCGGGCTGTTCTTCTGCCCCGGGTGCCAGACGCCGCACGGACACACTGCGTCGGTGGCGCGGCGAAAGGTGATGGAACACGCTCCCAAGACATGA
- a CDS encoding alpha/beta hydrolase, translating to MGHVHIIRDFPSPLEGRSRTVRIYTPDAYDSAPEGHRFPVLYMLDGQNVFAHPESAVYETWCANLTLEHLVREGSIEPWLLVAVDSTHNRLAEYSPWDEPRSNIRAQAEPYIRFLLDSLKPYVDRVYRTRQGPQWTGVMGSSLGGLMALYLGRHYPDLFGRIGGLSPSVMWGWNRLFSEWTDHTQRWSRIYLDAGAEEIIDPVGYTMYYGDATRDFYHHLKRLGYADHELHLVLDPAGHHHELDWQRRLPFAMHWLLR from the coding sequence ATGGGACACGTTCACATCATCCGAGACTTCCCCTCCCCCCTCGAGGGCCGCTCCCGCACCGTGCGCATCTACACGCCCGATGCGTACGACTCCGCCCCCGAGGGCCACCGCTTCCCCGTCCTCTACATGCTCGACGGGCAGAACGTCTTCGCCCACCCGGAGTCCGCCGTCTACGAGACCTGGTGCGCCAACCTCACCCTCGAGCACCTCGTCCGCGAGGGCTCCATCGAGCCGTGGCTCCTCGTCGCCGTGGACTCCACGCACAACCGGCTCGCCGAGTACTCCCCCTGGGACGAGCCGCGCAGCAACATCCGCGCCCAGGCCGAGCCCTACATCCGCTTCCTCCTCGACTCGCTCAAGCCCTACGTCGACCGCGTCTACCGCACCCGCCAGGGCCCCCAGTGGACCGGTGTCATGGGTTCCTCCCTCGGCGGGTTGATGGCCCTCTACCTCGGCAGGCACTACCCGGACCTGTTCGGCCGCATCGGAGGCCTGTCTCCCTCGGTGATGTGGGGCTGGAACCGGCTCTTCTCCGAGTGGACGGACCACACCCAGCGGTGGTCACGCATCTACCTGGACGCGGGAGCCGAGGAGATCATCGATCCCGTCGGCTACACCATGTACTACGGCGACGCCACCCGCGACTTCTACCACCACCTCAAGCGCCTGGGTTACGCCGACCACGAGCTCCACCTCGTCCTGGATCCGGCCGGTCACCATCACGAGCTGGACTGGCAGCGGCGGCTGCCCTTCGCCATGCATTGGCTGCTGCGCTGA
- a CDS encoding response regulator: MTQQIRALVVDDSLAMRRSLMYALQRLGSWLHTDEAQDGAEGLKKLTLGRYDLVLTDINMPLMDGLKLIRHIRQTDAYRTVPIVVITTESAVEDRERAMALGASAYLVKPVQSKVVQDTVKSLLRLE; this comes from the coding sequence ATGACGCAGCAGATCCGCGCGCTGGTGGTGGATGACTCCTTGGCCATGCGGCGCAGTCTCATGTACGCGCTGCAGCGATTGGGCTCGTGGCTCCACACCGACGAGGCGCAGGACGGGGCCGAGGGCCTCAAGAAGCTCACCCTGGGCCGCTACGATCTCGTGCTGACGGACATCAACATGCCGTTGATGGACGGGCTGAAGCTCATCCGGCACATCCGGCAGACGGACGCGTACCGCACGGTGCCCATCGTGGTCATCACCACCGAGTCGGCCGTCGAGGACCGGGAGCGTGCCATGGCGCTCGGGGCCAGCGCCTACCTGGTCAAGCCGGTGCAGTCCAAGGTGGTGCAGGACACGGTGAAGAGCCTGCTGCGGCTGGAGTAG
- a CDS encoding cupin domain-containing protein, producing MVDELVRTLGLAPHPEGGFYRETWRSTVPVETQRGTRSVGTAIYYLLPRGTFAAWHRVSSDELWHFYDGHPLTMYLLDERGHLETVTLGRDVARGERPQVLVPAGVLQAALPRGEYTLCGCTVAPGFDFADWEMPRGEELAARHPEHAELFRQLSHSSA from the coding sequence ATGGTCGATGAACTGGTGAGGACACTGGGACTGGCGCCGCACCCCGAAGGCGGCTTCTACCGGGAGACCTGGCGCTCGACGGTGCCAGTGGAGACGCAGCGAGGTACGCGCTCGGTGGGCACGGCCATCTACTACCTGCTGCCACGAGGCACGTTCGCGGCCTGGCACCGGGTGAGCTCGGACGAGCTGTGGCACTTCTATGACGGGCACCCGCTGACGATGTACCTGCTCGACGAGCGCGGGCACCTGGAGACGGTGACGCTGGGCCGGGATGTGGCCAGGGGCGAGCGGCCGCAGGTGCTCGTGCCGGCCGGGGTGCTGCAGGCGGCGCTGCCTCGGGGTGAGTACACGCTGTGCGGCTGCACGGTGGCCCCGGGCTTCGACTTCGCGGACTGGGAGATGCCCCGAGGCGAGGAACTGGCCGCCCGTCATCCCGAGCACGCGGAGCTGTTCCGCCAGCTCTCCCACTCCTCCGCCTGA
- a CDS encoding HEAT repeat domain-containing protein: MIEEGRNAEEARYRALLELDVSAEGARETLVAGLHDESWRVRRAAAEGLTRVPERDKVVERLISVLGERDETGARNAAAESLAGMGPEAVGPLVRLLGHVDPDQRKFAADILGQLGQPQAEDALVQAMTEDTDLNVRVAAAEALGQVGGKVAARALERILYDPEPLLQLSALESLASLRHPPPLPEVVRLLGNPTLKRSAYRVLGLIPQVAATELVCRGLGAESRSTREAALVALGTQAGLAEPSLRPEMEAAVRLALKRLPEAVGWVASALESDDIELKAGALVAAAALREPQLAPLVAEVAQEERLMPEVMRTLAYFGPETGRELLASMDRLSFPAREVAGHVLVELVDATFVPELVQMLDWGEVDLKAVAVQALGRTSSLEAVEPLAQLLSHPELAGPAVRALVTLAANFPKQVVQALESALEHGAEPVVLSALVRVGGTAMLPLVRRTAREASVPLRATAVEVLAAVDPVGGLELARQSLTDESPRVRTAAARVLGQVGDASMAGLLKQALADEALEVRLAALDAVGECGALERVADLEALVPHPDGAIAWRAVQALARLGALRDEVLRKAVSHGDHEVVKAALMAGAASAEGVSLAVELLGHTSWDVRAAAARVLGDSGGPECLPATRAALAAEMDSLARRALVDAVERLSGR; this comes from the coding sequence ATGATCGAGGAGGGGCGGAACGCCGAGGAGGCGCGTTACCGCGCCCTGCTGGAGCTGGATGTGTCCGCCGAGGGCGCGCGGGAGACGCTCGTGGCGGGGCTCCATGACGAGAGCTGGCGGGTGCGCCGCGCCGCCGCCGAGGGCCTCACCCGGGTGCCCGAGCGCGACAAGGTGGTGGAGCGCCTCATCTCCGTGCTGGGCGAGCGCGACGAGACGGGCGCGCGCAACGCGGCGGCCGAGTCGCTGGCGGGCATGGGCCCGGAGGCGGTGGGGCCGCTGGTGCGGCTGCTCGGGCACGTGGATCCGGATCAGCGCAAGTTCGCCGCGGACATCCTCGGACAGCTGGGGCAGCCCCAGGCCGAGGACGCCCTGGTGCAGGCGATGACGGAGGACACGGACCTCAACGTCCGGGTGGCCGCGGCGGAGGCGCTGGGCCAGGTGGGCGGCAAGGTCGCGGCCCGCGCGCTGGAGCGCATCCTGTACGACCCCGAGCCGCTGTTGCAGCTGAGCGCGCTGGAGTCGCTCGCGTCCCTGCGCCACCCGCCGCCCCTGCCGGAGGTGGTGCGGTTGCTGGGAAATCCCACGCTCAAGCGCAGCGCCTACCGGGTGCTGGGCCTCATTCCGCAGGTGGCCGCCACGGAGCTGGTGTGCCGGGGGCTGGGCGCGGAGTCGCGCTCCACCCGCGAGGCGGCGCTCGTGGCCCTGGGCACGCAGGCGGGCCTCGCGGAGCCGTCCCTGCGGCCCGAGATGGAAGCGGCGGTGCGGTTGGCACTCAAGCGGCTGCCGGAGGCGGTGGGGTGGGTGGCCAGCGCGCTGGAGTCGGATGACATCGAGCTGAAGGCCGGAGCGCTCGTCGCGGCGGCGGCGCTGCGCGAGCCGCAGCTGGCGCCCCTGGTGGCGGAGGTGGCGCAGGAAGAGCGGTTGATGCCGGAGGTGATGCGCACGCTGGCGTACTTCGGCCCGGAGACGGGACGCGAGCTGCTGGCGAGCATGGACCGGCTCTCCTTCCCGGCCCGCGAGGTGGCGGGACACGTCCTGGTGGAGCTGGTGGACGCCACGTTCGTCCCCGAGCTGGTGCAGATGCTCGACTGGGGCGAGGTGGACCTGAAGGCCGTGGCGGTGCAGGCGCTGGGACGGACGAGCTCGCTGGAGGCGGTGGAGCCCCTGGCGCAGCTGCTCTCGCACCCGGAGCTGGCCGGGCCAGCGGTGCGCGCGCTGGTGACGCTGGCCGCCAACTTCCCCAAGCAGGTGGTGCAGGCGCTGGAGTCGGCGCTGGAGCACGGCGCGGAGCCGGTGGTGCTGAGCGCGCTGGTGCGCGTGGGAGGCACGGCCATGCTGCCCCTGGTGCGGCGGACGGCGCGCGAGGCCTCCGTGCCGCTGCGGGCCACCGCGGTGGAGGTGCTGGCCGCGGTGGACCCGGTGGGAGGCCTGGAGCTGGCGCGCCAGTCGCTGACGGACGAGTCTCCCCGGGTGCGCACCGCGGCGGCGCGGGTGCTGGGCCAGGTGGGGGATGCGTCGATGGCGGGGCTGCTGAAGCAGGCCCTGGCCGACGAGGCCCTGGAAGTGCGGCTCGCCGCGCTGGATGCGGTGGGGGAGTGCGGAGCCCTGGAGCGGGTGGCGGACCTGGAAGCCCTGGTGCCGCACCCGGATGGAGCCATCGCCTGGCGGGCGGTGCAGGCGCTGGCGCGGCTGGGCGCCCTGCGGGACGAGGTGCTCCGCAAGGCCGTGAGCCATGGAGACCATGAGGTGGTGAAGGCGGCGCTGATGGCGGGCGCGGCCTCGGCCGAGGGAGTGTCGCTGGCGGTGGAGTTGCTGGGCCACACGAGCTGGGACGTGCGGGCCGCGGCGGCGCGGGTGCTGGGGGACTCCGGTGGGCCCGAGTGCCTGCCGGCGACACGGGCCGCCCTGGCGGCCGAGATGGATTCATTGGCACGCCGCGCGCTGGTGGACGCGGTGGAGCGGTTGTCTGGGCGCTGA